The Paenibacillus sp. MBLB1832 genome has a window encoding:
- a CDS encoding type 2 periplasmic-binding domain-containing protein — protein MSKKKAIGIGLLAVITTLSLVACGKEPTSNPSSSSSPAAKELEPATISLFYSSAPPKVKLEESEYGKQILSKLKVTLNTEYVSKDASTREGVLVSSNDYPDLIIPQSNSQENSGLGLFLKAKALIPLDDLIEKYGKNIKKWYPGNELDKYKKDGKLYTLPLQPGYENPSTVGSGYWIQEAVLKDAGWPKIKTFDEYFALLEKYRAKYPQIGGKDTIGYSFQSEGYKFDWLTNQGAYLSGYRDDGGFMIDVNGKKATAKQVAGSDVQKQHMQKMNEYFSKGLVDQEGFVDKIDQWKAKMSSGRVLGYYGGTTEMGSINDALTKQGLDDRRFVYIPLVFKDGIQEKYWGSVVPNVNAGIGISKSAKNPERIMQFLDGLMSEEIMTLRQWGVKDVDYTIGSDGKNTVTPEQIELYRDADKRNAKGFPSYNLFPQIPSSKTFSNGSVYSISLTKEYISTNFTNSDKEYLKAYGYTYFSDAFKKQDSPYGAAYTVNITGDSDAGKANTKRNDIVRTYIPKMLLAKPADFNKIWDEYVAKLKDANMKPLEDYISNAITKRLEEGRQTD, from the coding sequence ATGAGCAAAAAAAAGGCGATTGGAATTGGTTTATTAGCAGTAATAACTACTCTTTCTCTCGTAGCATGCGGTAAAGAGCCCACTAGCAATCCGAGCAGTAGTTCGTCTCCTGCTGCCAAGGAATTAGAGCCCGCCACGATTTCATTGTTTTACAGTTCAGCGCCACCAAAAGTCAAGTTAGAAGAATCGGAATACGGCAAACAGATTTTGTCCAAGTTAAAGGTTACGCTCAATACAGAGTATGTGAGCAAGGATGCTTCAACTCGTGAAGGTGTTTTGGTCTCATCCAATGATTATCCGGATCTGATTATTCCCCAAAGCAACAGTCAAGAAAATTCAGGTCTTGGTTTGTTCTTGAAAGCAAAAGCTCTAATTCCGTTAGACGATCTGATTGAGAAGTATGGCAAGAACATCAAGAAATGGTATCCCGGAAACGAACTCGATAAGTATAAAAAGGATGGCAAATTGTATACGTTACCACTTCAGCCTGGTTATGAGAATCCTTCTACTGTAGGAAGCGGCTATTGGATTCAGGAGGCTGTATTGAAAGATGCAGGCTGGCCGAAGATCAAGACCTTTGATGAATATTTCGCATTGCTCGAGAAATATAGAGCAAAGTATCCGCAAATAGGAGGAAAGGATACGATTGGTTATTCCTTCCAGAGCGAGGGTTATAAGTTTGATTGGTTGACCAATCAAGGTGCTTATCTGAGCGGATATAGGGACGACGGCGGCTTCATGATAGACGTAAACGGTAAAAAGGCAACCGCAAAGCAAGTGGCTGGCTCGGATGTCCAAAAGCAGCATATGCAAAAAATGAACGAATATTTCAGCAAAGGATTGGTTGATCAAGAGGGCTTCGTCGATAAGATCGATCAATGGAAAGCCAAGATGTCTTCAGGTCGGGTGCTAGGTTATTATGGCGGAACCACTGAAATGGGTTCAATTAATGATGCTCTAACCAAGCAGGGGTTGGATGATCGCAGATTCGTCTACATCCCGCTGGTGTTTAAAGATGGAATTCAAGAGAAGTATTGGGGTTCCGTCGTTCCGAATGTGAATGCAGGAATCGGAATTTCCAAATCAGCTAAGAATCCGGAACGAATTATGCAATTCCTAGATGGGTTGATGTCTGAGGAAATCATGACTCTTCGCCAATGGGGAGTTAAAGATGTAGATTACACAATTGGCAGCGATGGTAAAAATACTGTGACTCCGGAACAAATTGAACTTTACAGGGATGCTGACAAGAGAAATGCAAAAGGCTTTCCTTCCTATAATCTGTTCCCACAGATTCCAAGCAGTAAAACTTTTTCTAATGGTTCTGTATATTCCATTAGTTTAACAAAAGAATATATATCAACCAACTTTACAAATAGTGACAAGGAATACTTGAAGGCTTATGGTTATACGTATTTCTCTGATGCATTTAAAAAACAAGATTCGCCTTATGGCGCTGCCTATACTGTAAACATTACTGGTGATTCCGATGCAGGCAAAGCGAATACGAAACGTAATGATATTGTAAGGACCTATATCCCTAAGATGCTCTTGGCCAAGCCAGCAGACTTTAACAAGATATGGGATGAGTATGTAGCCAAACTGAAGGATGCGAACATGAAGCCTCTCGAAGACTATATTAGCAATGCAATCACGAAACGATTAGAAGAAGGCAGACAAACGGACTAA
- a CDS encoding ThuA domain-containing protein codes for MKVTIWNEYMHEKSNPTVAEVYPHGIHNAIKEGLLEYGIEANTATLDEPEHGLTQEVLDNTDVLLWWGHTGHGLVQDEILERVYQRVLQGMGLIALHSAHYSRIFTKLMGTSCSLLWRVANEKERVWVVNPGHPIAQGLPRYFELEKEEMYGEFFDIPEPDELVFLSWFQGGEVFRSGCTFRRGHGKIFYFRPGHETFPTYYNSYVRRVIANAVRWVAPEPGLVPLETIRPPFPAQEPVPGRNN; via the coding sequence ATGAAAGTAACAATCTGGAACGAGTATATGCATGAAAAATCCAATCCGACGGTCGCAGAAGTGTATCCGCATGGAATTCACAATGCCATAAAGGAAGGATTGTTAGAGTACGGTATCGAAGCCAATACCGCCACGCTGGACGAGCCGGAGCATGGCTTGACACAGGAGGTACTCGACAACACTGACGTATTGCTATGGTGGGGCCACACAGGCCATGGTCTGGTCCAGGATGAGATATTGGAGAGAGTATATCAACGTGTTCTGCAAGGGATGGGGCTCATTGCCTTGCATTCCGCTCACTACTCCAGGATATTCACGAAGCTTATGGGCACCTCCTGTAGTCTACTATGGCGAGTTGCAAACGAGAAGGAACGGGTATGGGTTGTGAATCCGGGCCACCCTATCGCACAAGGACTTCCGCGTTATTTCGAATTGGAGAAAGAGGAGATGTACGGTGAATTCTTCGATATCCCCGAGCCGGATGAATTAGTCTTCCTCAGCTGGTTCCAAGGCGGCGAGGTATTCCGCAGCGGCTGTACCTTTCGGCGTGGACATGGCAAGATCTTCTACTTCCGCCCAGGGCACGAAACGTTTCCTACCTATTACAACTCGTACGTACGTAGAGTGATTGCTAATGCAGTGCGATGGGTTGCTCCCGAGCCAGGTCTTGTGCCGCTTGAAACTATTCGTCCGCCGTTTCCGGCCCAAGAACCGGTTCCAGGAAGAAACAACTAA
- a CDS encoding Gfo/Idh/MocA family protein, which produces MKKLRLGVVGTSGMFGGAHWPALKQMNDVEMVAFCDIVVEKARFFADQVGATCYDNFEAMLEQADMDAVSICTSNVFHSKYAIAALEAGKHVICEKPDAVSSVEAEKMRAAAERNGLTLMVIRNNRYRYQAQWLKEAAKDGYFGELYTGRCGWIRRRGIPGAGGWYTTKELSGGGPLIDLGVHMIDLAIWIMGNPKPVAVSGATYCKFASDLSCNLFGEMQKDGIFDVEDLASGYIRFDNGATLQIEFSWASNIEQERNFVELRGTKAGFTLDRELNVFNQQYGALCNVQPQFPAGKPGYGHEANLKHFVDVVLRGTEPDFTPTQGLHMIQILEAVYKSAQVGREILL; this is translated from the coding sequence ATGAAAAAGCTTCGTTTAGGGGTTGTAGGTACAAGTGGAATGTTCGGAGGAGCACATTGGCCTGCGCTTAAGCAAATGAATGATGTTGAAATGGTTGCTTTCTGTGATATTGTAGTTGAGAAAGCTCGTTTTTTTGCAGATCAGGTGGGAGCAACTTGCTACGATAATTTCGAAGCCATGCTGGAGCAAGCAGACATGGACGCAGTATCGATCTGTACATCGAATGTTTTCCATTCAAAGTATGCGATTGCAGCACTTGAAGCCGGCAAGCATGTTATTTGTGAGAAACCGGATGCGGTCAGCTCGGTGGAAGCCGAGAAGATGAGAGCAGCAGCGGAACGCAACGGTTTAACCCTGATGGTCATTCGAAACAACCGTTACCGCTATCAGGCTCAGTGGTTGAAAGAGGCGGCGAAGGATGGGTATTTCGGAGAACTCTATACAGGCCGTTGCGGTTGGATTCGCCGCAGAGGCATTCCCGGGGCAGGCGGTTGGTATACTACAAAGGAGCTATCCGGTGGCGGCCCTCTGATCGACTTGGGTGTGCATATGATTGATTTGGCTATATGGATCATGGGCAATCCGAAACCGGTCGCGGTAAGCGGCGCAACCTATTGTAAATTTGCTTCTGACCTTTCTTGCAACCTATTCGGCGAGATGCAAAAGGATGGGATCTTCGATGTAGAGGACCTGGCCAGCGGCTATATTCGTTTTGATAATGGTGCTACTCTGCAGATCGAGTTCAGCTGGGCCTCTAATATCGAGCAGGAACGCAATTTCGTGGAGCTACGCGGCACGAAGGCAGGCTTTACATTGGACCGCGAGCTGAATGTCTTCAATCAGCAATATGGTGCACTGTGTAATGTTCAGCCTCAATTTCCAGCCGGCAAGCCTGGTTATGGCCACGAAGCAAACCTGAAGCACTTCGTTGATGTAGTGCTCCGAGGCACAGAGCCAGACTTTACACCAACCCAAGGCTTGCACATGATTCAGATCCTGGAAGCGGTCTATAAATCTGCACAGGTTGGCCGGGAAATCCTCTTATAA
- a CDS encoding AraC family transcriptional regulator has product MNAQEVHGPRILKDYELIYFMNPERTTYLMGDKTWTMQVPFVAIHPPGVTQGYSIDGGSPVRHQFVHFMPGPILEEFLNRYPDKRLFTLEHSKLFVDMYSELLNICAAKPFQWQERFSALLFSMITHLLSGEAESETAKLPTNIMQAVQYMHRCAAQDINMKQIAESTGWSQEHFSRVFRSYVGSSPITYLMRLRVELACRSLTHTKDSIRQIAEHSGFKSEYYFSRVFRQFKSVTPSDYRKRSGKYIDSSEQEQESIWRRQHPINTYFKQE; this is encoded by the coding sequence ATGAACGCCCAAGAAGTACACGGTCCCCGTATTCTCAAGGATTACGAGCTTATTTATTTCATGAATCCTGAACGTACGACCTATCTTATGGGAGACAAAACCTGGACGATGCAAGTGCCATTTGTGGCGATTCATCCCCCTGGAGTAACTCAAGGCTATTCCATTGATGGTGGCAGTCCTGTCCGCCATCAGTTTGTCCACTTCATGCCAGGGCCGATTCTTGAGGAATTCTTGAATCGATATCCGGACAAGCGGCTATTTACCTTGGAGCACAGCAAACTCTTCGTAGACATGTATTCCGAGCTGCTGAACATCTGTGCAGCAAAGCCCTTCCAATGGCAGGAACGTTTCAGCGCTCTGCTCTTCTCCATGATCACCCATCTGCTCTCAGGTGAAGCGGAGTCTGAAACGGCTAAGCTGCCGACGAATATTATGCAAGCAGTTCAATATATGCACCGCTGTGCAGCCCAGGATATCAACATGAAACAGATTGCCGAAAGCACCGGATGGTCCCAAGAGCATTTCTCGCGGGTATTCCGTTCCTATGTCGGAAGCAGTCCAATTACATATCTTATGCGGCTCCGAGTTGAACTTGCATGCCGAAGTTTAACACATACCAAGGACAGCATTCGTCAAATTGCAGAACACTCAGGCTTTAAGAGCGAATACTATTTCTCCCGGGTCTTCCGACAATTTAAGAGCGTAACACCGTCCGATTACCGCAAGCGCTCCGGTAAATATATCGATAGCAGCGAACAGGAACAGGAGTCAATCTGGAGAAGGCAGCATCCCATCAACACCTATTTCAAGCAGGAATAA
- a CDS encoding carbohydrate ABC transporter permease, which translates to MKHHAIIRTKEDWVVDTIIYFILSLVLVTTLYPFLNVLALSLNDGLDSMRGGITIWPREFTTHSYKMILSDTTIYSATLVSVKRTLLSTTLNVIVTVITGYLLSRKEFVLRRFMNLLLVFTMYISAGLVPSYLLIKELHLIGSFWVYVVPSLVSVFNIMIVRTYIEGLPESFVESARIDGASEFKIIFRIIVPLIVPVIAVIVLFVVIQNWNSWFDTFIYGNGKKSMMTLQYKLMEILASTNIEVSSNNAAAAAADAAAAAAQHGESITPESVRTAMTIIVALPVIILYPFLQRYFVSGMTLGGVKE; encoded by the coding sequence ATGAAACATCATGCAATAATTCGAACAAAAGAGGACTGGGTTGTAGATACGATTATCTATTTTATTCTAAGCCTTGTATTGGTCACAACACTCTATCCCTTTTTGAATGTATTGGCTTTATCCTTGAACGATGGTTTGGACAGTATGCGCGGTGGCATAACCATCTGGCCGAGGGAATTCACAACCCACTCTTATAAAATGATTCTATCTGATACTACTATTTATTCTGCAACGTTAGTATCTGTCAAGCGAACTTTATTGTCGACGACTTTAAATGTAATTGTAACGGTTATTACAGGGTATTTGCTCAGCCGTAAGGAGTTCGTACTTCGAAGATTCATGAACCTGCTACTAGTCTTCACGATGTATATTAGCGCGGGTCTTGTGCCATCCTACTTGCTAATCAAGGAATTGCATTTGATCGGCAGTTTCTGGGTGTATGTGGTGCCTTCACTAGTGTCGGTGTTTAATATCATGATCGTTCGAACTTATATTGAAGGACTACCTGAGAGCTTTGTTGAATCCGCTCGTATCGACGGCGCTAGTGAATTCAAAATAATTTTCCGAATTATTGTACCGCTGATCGTTCCGGTTATTGCGGTAATCGTTCTGTTCGTTGTTATTCAGAATTGGAATTCATGGTTCGATACGTTTATTTATGGCAATGGCAAGAAGAGCATGATGACCTTGCAATACAAATTAATGGAAATCTTGGCGTCAACAAATATCGAAGTGAGTTCCAATAATGCTGCAGCCGCTGCAGCAGATGCAGCCGCTGCTGCTGCTCAGCATGGTGAATCCATCACGCCGGAATCGGTCCGAACTGCGATGACGATCATTGTTGCGCTACCTGTCATCATTCTTTACCCATTCTTACAGCGCTATTTTGTATCAGGTATGACCTTGGGCGGTGTAAAAGAATAA
- a CDS encoding ABC transporter permease, producing the protein MEQATVLGTHVVKTNSKWKIFMKKIRQQRALILIAIPIILYELLFRYFPLWGWIMAFQDYSPGDELMKSEWIGFSNFRELFSNEDFLRVIRNTLAMSLLNLAAGTMSAIMLAVIINETRNVVFKKLVQTISYLPHFVSWVVAANIVITLLSIDNGVFNTILMKLHLIDKPILWLAHEQYFWGIIAASDVWKNVGFGAIIYLATMSAIDPSLYEAASIDGGGRIAKIRYITIPGIMPTIVILLIMHIGGLLNTGFEQQLLLGNALVRNVSEVLDLYVLKYGISMGRYSYSIAAGMFKSVVSIVLILIANRIAKRLGQSRLF; encoded by the coding sequence ATGGAACAAGCAACAGTGTTGGGAACACATGTTGTGAAAACGAATTCAAAGTGGAAGATCTTTATGAAGAAAATAAGGCAGCAGCGAGCGCTGATCCTGATCGCAATTCCTATTATTCTCTATGAATTATTGTTTCGATATTTTCCTTTGTGGGGATGGATCATGGCCTTCCAGGACTACTCTCCTGGTGATGAGCTTATGAAGAGCGAGTGGATAGGCTTCTCCAACTTCAGAGAGTTGTTCTCGAATGAGGATTTCCTGCGGGTAATCCGCAATACGCTTGCCATGAGTCTGCTGAATCTGGCAGCCGGAACGATGTCGGCAATCATGCTGGCCGTCATTATTAATGAAACGAGGAATGTCGTATTTAAGAAGCTGGTGCAGACCATCTCCTATCTGCCCCACTTCGTTTCGTGGGTTGTAGCAGCCAACATTGTCATCACGTTGCTCTCAATTGACAACGGCGTCTTTAATACAATTTTGATGAAACTTCACCTTATAGACAAGCCAATTCTGTGGCTGGCCCATGAACAATACTTCTGGGGAATTATCGCTGCAAGTGATGTGTGGAAAAATGTGGGTTTTGGTGCCATTATCTATCTGGCTACGATGAGTGCAATTGACCCTAGCTTATATGAAGCCGCCAGTATTGATGGTGGGGGACGGATTGCCAAGATCCGTTATATTACCATACCGGGAATTATGCCGACCATTGTCATACTGCTGATTATGCATATCGGGGGACTATTGAATACGGGTTTCGAGCAGCAGCTGCTCTTGGGTAACGCCTTGGTCAGGAATGTGTCGGAAGTGCTGGACTTGTATGTGCTTAAATACGGTATTAGCATGGGCCGCTACTCCTATTCTATTGCTGCTGGTATGTTCAAGAGTGTTGTCAGCATCGTATTGATTTTGATTGCGAACAGGATTGCCAAGCGGCTCGGCCAGAGTCGACTATTCTAA
- a CDS encoding response regulator transcription factor → MKQHKVLLVDDEPSILRWMRQAIEWEKYGFKICGECSDGQAALEKLEHESIDLVISDIRMPELDGIEMIRGYMGRPQPSARFIIVSGYDDFTYVKQAFKLGVRDYLLKPIDLDELLEVLVKLKTELSEVTDEGEALDKSVLSMNEKDSLFKIKCYIDQNYKKPITLKSLADLFFVNHVYLGQQLKKYLGTYFTDYLLKLRIDEAKRLLRTTNMKIYAIAMDVGYKDKDYFAIKFEEQEQMKPSDYRKLFLKDESSLH, encoded by the coding sequence ATGAAACAACATAAAGTATTGCTGGTAGATGACGAGCCTTCTATTCTTCGATGGATGAGACAGGCTATTGAATGGGAGAAATATGGCTTTAAGATATGCGGGGAATGCAGCGACGGACAGGCTGCGTTGGAGAAGCTAGAGCATGAATCTATTGATCTGGTCATATCGGACATCCGGATGCCTGAGCTCGACGGGATCGAGATGATTAGGGGATATATGGGCCGACCGCAACCCAGCGCTAGGTTTATTATTGTAAGCGGATACGATGATTTCACGTATGTCAAGCAAGCATTCAAGCTGGGTGTCAGGGATTATCTTCTCAAGCCGATCGACCTTGATGAGCTATTAGAGGTGTTGGTCAAGTTGAAGACGGAATTATCTGAGGTGACAGACGAAGGCGAAGCGCTTGATAAATCGGTGCTCTCTATGAATGAGAAAGATAGTTTGTTTAAGATAAAGTGCTATATTGACCAGAACTACAAAAAACCTATTACGTTAAAAAGTCTTGCTGATCTTTTTTTTGTCAATCACGTATATCTCGGTCAACAGCTTAAGAAGTATCTGGGCACCTATTTTACAGATTATTTGCTAAAGCTTAGGATTGATGAGGCAAAGCGGCTGCTGCGCACTACGAATATGAAGATCTATGCGATCGCAATGGATGTTGGGTATAAGGACAAGGATTACTTCGCCATCAAATTTGAAGAGCAGGAGCAGATGAAGCCATCGGACTACCGAAAATTGTTTTTAAAGGACGAATCTAGTTTGCACTAA